CGAAGATCCTAAATTATTGAAAATTGTAGATTTGGATAAGGCTTGCAGAATACAACAGGTTAATGATGGCTGCTTTGCGACGATCGATAAGGTTCCCGAATATGCGCTTACATTAACCATACCGGCTTTAATTAGAGGAAAGGAAATATTTTGCATGGTACCGGGGAAAACCAAAGCAAATGCGATCAAATTAACTCTGTCAGAAGATATTAAAAAGGAGTATCCATCAACTATACTTAGAAGACATAATAGTGCCGTTTTATTTGTAGATCAGGATAGTTATTCGTTAGTTGAACTATAATTTACATAGAATTCTGTTATTTGTAGCGAGTTTTGTAATTTGTCTTCTATTATTATTTGATATTCAATGAAGAAAAAGGGAAACAAAGAGTTGGTTGGGGTAAAGGAAATTGCTAGAAGAGCAAATGTTGCTATTGCTACAGTTGACCGTGTTCTTCATAATCGAAAAGGGGTTTCCGAGAAAACAAAAGCTAAAATCACTGCTATTATAGAGGAATTAAACTATAAGCCTAATATTTTAGCGAGGAGATTGGCTTCAAAAGAAATATTACGATTTGCTGTCATGATCCCGTCTGTGTCTGAAGAAACGGATTATTGGGATGCTCCTTTAGAAGGAATTAAACAAGCTGAGTCTGAAATAGCAACTTACGGAATAGAAATAGATAAATATTTCTTCGATCAAAATGACAGAAGCTCTTTTTTAAAAGCATCTGATGAAATCTTGAAAAAGAAGTATCATGGTATATTGTTAGCTCCTATGTTCGCTCAAGAATCGGAAAGTTTCGTCAGAGAATGCACGAAAGCTGGAATTCCTTGTGTCTTTATCAATTCAGATTTGCCCGATACCGCCAGTTTATGCTATATAGGCCCGGATTTATATCATGCAGGAGCTCTGGCGGCTCATTTATGTGGATATTTGATAGGTGAAAAAGCTAATGTATTAAT
This genomic interval from Pseudopedobacter saltans DSM 12145 contains the following:
- a CDS encoding LacI family DNA-binding transcriptional regulator, whose protein sequence is MKKKGNKELVGVKEIARRANVAIATVDRVLHNRKGVSEKTKAKITAIIEELNYKPNILARRLASKEILRFAVMIPSVSEETDYWDAPLEGIKQAESEIATYGIEIDKYFFDQNDRSSFLKASDEILKKKYHGILLAPMFAQESESFVRECTKAGIPCVFINSDLPDTASLCYIGPDLYHAGALAAHLCGYLIGEKANVLIVNISEIDNHRHFLRKEQGFKEYFEEYRKENNVIKLDIRDTAEQAISRELKKALESNKIDLIFVANSRVFYVAEFFEKYKIKNVKLVGFEFLKKNVAYLEQGVIDFLICQKPIEQGYKGVMALYQYCVHDIKVKDVHYMPIDIITKGNYQFYSN